In Accipiter gentilis chromosome 18, bAccGen1.1, whole genome shotgun sequence, the following are encoded in one genomic region:
- the KCNJ4 gene encoding inward rectifier potassium channel 4 has product MIQRAMGSVRVNRYSIVSTEEDGHKVSALGSMNGHSRNGKGHAPRRKHRNRFVKKNGQCNVYFANLSNKSQRYMADIFTTCVDTRWRYMLMIFSAAFLVSWLFFGFLFWCIAFFHGDLNAPVVGGGPSLLKPCIMHVNSFLGAFLFSVETQTTIGYGFRCVTEECPLAIMAVVVQSIVGCVIDSFMIGTIMAKMARPKKRAQTLLFSHHAVISVRDGKLCLMWRVGNLRRSHIVEAHVRAQLIKPYMTEEGEYLPLDQRDLNVGYDVGLDRIFLVSPIIIVHEIDEESPLYGIGKEELETENFEIVVILEGMVEATAMTTQARSSYLASEILWGHRFEPVVFEEKNHYKVDYSRFHKTYEVAGTPCCSARELQESKMTILPSPPPPSAFCYENELALVSQDEDEDDDEVGVVLGGSTKEEGGVIQMMDFGSHLDLERLQATLPLDTISYRRESAI; this is encoded by the exons ATGATACAGCGAGCCATGGGCAGCGTCCGAGTCAACCG gtACAGCATCGTCTCGACCGAAGAGGATGGACACAAGGTGTCCGCGCTGGGCAGCATGAACGGGCACAGCCGGAATGGGAAGGGCCATGCCCCCCGGCGGAAGCACCGTAACCGTTTTGTGAAGAAGAACGGCCAGTGCAATGTCTACTTTGCTAACCTGAGCAACAAGTCTCAGCGCTACATGGCCGACATCTTCACCACCTGTGTGGACACGCGCTGGCGGTACATGCTTATGATCTTCTCCGCCGCCTTCCTAGTCTCCTGGCTCTTTTTTGGCTTCCTCTTCTGGTGCATCGCCTTCTTCCACGGTGACCTCAATGCACCGGTGGTGGGAGGTGGTCCCTCTCTCCTCAAGCCCTGCATCATGCACGTGAACAGCTTCCTAGgggcttttcttttctcagtggaGACACAGACAACCATTGGGTACGGCTTCCGCTGCGTGACTGAGGAGTGCCCGCTGGCTATCATGGCGGTTGTGGTCCAGTCCATCGTGGGCTGCGTTATTGACTCCTTCATGATTGGCACTATCATGGCCAAGATGGCAAGGCCCAAGAAGCGGGCCCAGACCCTCCTCTTCAGTCACCATGCGGTCATCTCCGTGCGGGATGGCAAACTGTGCCTCATGTGGCGGGTGGGCAACCTGAGGAGGAGCCACATCGTGGAGGCCCATGTCCGAGCCCAGCTCATCAAGCCCTACATGACAGAGGAAGGGGAATACCTCCCCCTGGACCAGCGGGACCTAAATGTGGGCTACGACGTGGGCCTCGATCGTATATTTTTGGTCTCACCCATTATTATCGTTCATGAGATTGATGAGGAGAGCCCGCTCTATGGGATTGgcaaggaggagctggagacagAGAACTTTGAGATTGTTGTTATCCTGGAGGGGATGGTGGAAGCCACAGCCATGACCACACAGGCACGAAGCTCTTACCTCGCTAGTGAAATCCTTTGGGGTCATCGTTTTGAACCAGTTGTGTTTGAGGAGAAGAACCACTACAAAGTGGATTATTCGCGTTTTCACAAGACCTACGAGGTAGCCGGCACACCTTGCTGCTCAGCCCGGGAGCTGCAAGAAAGCAAGATGACTATCCtaccttctcccccacctcccagtgcCTTCTGCTACGAGAATGAGCTGGCCCTTGTCAGTCAAGATGAAGATGAAGACGATGACGAAGTGGGTGTGGTGTTAGGGGGCAGCACCAAGGAGGAGGGAGGCGTCATCCAGATGATGGATTTTGGAAGCCACCTGGACCTGGAGCGGCTCCAGGCGACTCTGCCCCTAGATACAATCTCATACCGCAGGGA